The genomic interval GTGGCCCCTTTGATGCTTTTTAGCGTATTTCAGGCAACAATTACAGAAGAAGTCTAAGCCagggtttcctcatctgtaaaatgggaacattaGATTACATGATATCCAGGGTTCTTTTTCTAAGACTGTGGGCTTCTCTGACTCCGTGGAGGAGACACAGGAGTACATATCTCCCAGGGACAGGGGTGAGGAGGCTCAGACGTGTCAGTTTGTTAGGGCAGCTCACCTGTCATCCCCAGCAGTCAGAGAGGCTGTACTGTGGTCAGCAGCAGTACCGTGAGTTTTGGAGTCCAGTCGCCACAATCTGAAAATACCATCCCCTCTTGCTAACACAGACAAGAGACAGCATGTTCTGTACTTTGCAGCCGTGAACGTTGATTTTTACTCTTACTCTTCGCGGTACTAGGATTGGGCATTTCCTGTGATTCTGCCCGCCCACAGGCTGTGAACTGGGAAGGCATTCACAGTCtccacattttgaggaacctgaggctcagagaagccctCGGGGTCTCCTAAAGCCTCAGACGCTATTCAGTGTATGTGGCGAAGTCAGCGTGCATAGTCCCAGGCCCCCTGGAGCTGGCGAGAGGTTTCGGTATGTCTGAGGTCCTGCAGCAGCCCCATGAGACTGTCCAGCCCCGGTCAGGTGCCTGAAGGAGCCATGGCCTCCAGTTCCTCTTACCCCTCTGCCTCCGGAGCAGGTCTGGGGCCAGAGGAAGGGCTCTCAGGAGCCGCTGAGCAAGATTCTCTCCTGAGGGGCTCAGCCCCCAACTGGGCACAGTCCCCATGCTCCTGGAGCCAGCCCCTCACACACCCCCCTCTGATTCTCCCACTGTCTCCCAGACAGTGGCCTCCAAGACTCTTTCCTGGTGGCTGCCAGGTAAACTGGGCCCAGCCCACCTCCTGCTTAGCCCTCACGCCCTCCTTCTTCCCACACACTCTGGCCATGTGGCCCAGAAAGGGGCAGATTTCGGGGCTCTGGGGCATGGCGGGGtgtggggtgagggaaggagagcCCTTCTGCCTCAAACCCAGGCAGCTCTACTTAACCTGGCCGTGGGCCTGTCCGCCCAGCCGGGTGGGGGTCCGTGTGGAGAATGGGAGGGGGTTGAGTCGCGTCTTCTCTGCtgctgtcccccccccccgccccccaccatggCTGGTCCCAGAACAGGAGCCTGGGCTGTCTCTGGCGCTTCAGCAGCTGGCTGTTCCTCTGCTGTTATTGACGTTGTCCGTGGCGGAGGTTAAACGCTCAGAGTTATGGAGCGCTTATGGGTTTCAGACTAAACAGGTGCTCACGGAGTTCCACGAGGGGGGCGGTCCTCTGGCCTCACATTGCACAGGCCAGCTTCCCTGGGGCACGATGGCTGCTCACAGGGAGAGGGGCTTGTTTCCCCCTTGGGTCCCAGGAGAGTATTCCTGTGGCCTGGAGAGGTGGGATCAGGGGAGGCATCTGgtcccctgcctgtccccaggcCCAGCCTCTAGGACCCCTAAGCAGACAGTGCGGAGTGCAGCGGCAGACACCCAGATAAGCATGGCTTATTGCCTCTGTGGCCGCCTTGGCCAGCTCCGCAGGGACACACGGCCTCTTGGGTATTTTCCCCCAGCTTGCGGCCCTTTCCAGAAGGCCTCTGCTCAGgctgaagtttatttttcctctgagaTTACCCCGAGACCAGGCCCCACAGGCTCAGTGGAATGGACTTTGGCCCCTTCTGCCTCCAAGGAAAGGCCACAGGGAAGAAGTGAGGGGCTGTTGGGAGAGGCCACAGCTCTAGGGCAGAGGCTGCGGGGTCCCCAGGGGATCCAGCTGTCCTAGCCTCCCCACTCAGCTATGGATAACTGTTAGGTATAGGGCAGGATGACCCAGAGTGGGAGAGGTCTCTCTGCCCACAGTCTCAAGGCTGGGCTGGGTTGGACGCACTGACTCCCAAATGGTCTGCCAGAGCTGAGGGAGACCTTAGCAACCATCTAGCCCCAACCCTGTGTTTTCTCCCGGGGGAGGAAACTGATacactcagaaaggttaagtgacctccccaaggtcacacagcctggacAGGGCCAGGACTAGAAGCCAGGTCTCCTAGCCCTAGCTGCTCACTTCCTCTGAGCCTCTTTTAGGGACCAGGCCCCAGGCCTTTCCCCGAAGGAGCAGCATCTTTTGAGAGATTCTAGATCAGCCCACACAGGCTCCTTGTCATGACCCCACCAGGACCCGGAAGGGGTCGGAGATGTCCCTGATAATTCTCAGTGAACCATCATCTAACCAATCAGTCATTACTCAGCCTGTGTTTCCCAGGTGTTTCCTGTCCTCACAGAGCCTCGACTTGGTTGTGAAGGAGATAAGATCTACTAGTGGTCGAGACAGGGCAAGGCCTAGCGGCCAAATTCTGCCCCAAGGAGGAGCATCTGGTCAGActggagaagctggagaaggctTCAGAGAGGAGCTTGGGTGGTGGGCTTTATTTGATTAGAAACGCAAAGGGGACGTGGAGCATATCCCCCAAGATGGGAGTTACAGTGACGAAGCCGGCCATGGTGTGAGGGCTGGTCTGATGGTTGCCGAGAGTGGGTTCTGGGCACATTGCTGGCCGTGGCCTTGGCTGCCAGGTGGAGGAGCTGGCTCAGGGCGGGGCGGGAAATAAGGACTAAGGGGAAGGCTAACCCTCTCTGTGGGGCTCTACAAGCCAGTCATGCAGAACAGACTGCTTTCTGCAAATTCCCCATGATCGAGAAAGCACTTGACTGGGCCTGAGAAAGACCCAGAGGACATGAGAAACTGCCAAGATACGCTCCTCCAAGCTCCAAGGGCACCGAAGCCGATGTGCGTGCCTGCGTTGAGAACAGAGCGGAGAGCCCAGACACTGAGAAACTCCCATCGCACTAGGATTTCTGTCTGGCAGCTGGGCTGCGGGTCCAGCCATCACCCCAGAGGCCTCATGTCAGGGGTTCAGAGCCCAGGGAGCTCGCAGAGgctgggggcttcctggaggagggagcgTAGGCTGAACCTGGAAGAGCCTGCAGGGCccgggagcagggaagggggctgggccTGACCCGTCCGGTCGTGTGTGTCTCCTCGTAGTGGTGCCCTTCCAGGAAGTGTGGGGCCGCAGCTACTGCCGGGCACTGGAGAAGCTGGTGGACATTGTGTCGGAGTACCCCAGCGAGGTGGAGTACATCTTCAGCCCGTCCTGCGTCTCCCTGATGCGCTGCACAGGCTGCTGCGGCGACGAGAACCTGCACTGTGTGCCCATAGAGACCGTCAATGTCACCATGCAGGTAGGTGCccgggagggaggagagagggtcGTGGTTGTAGTCATGGGAACTGGAACTGACTCCCAGGCCCcagctctccccacccacccctgggcCAGCTTGGAGCCCACTCGCTTCCTCCATTACCAGCGCTCTGGGCCTCAAGCTTTCTCCTACCCCAAGATCTAAGGGTATCTGGTTGCACTTGGAAGAGAAGTGTGTTCAGATTCAGGAAGTCCCTGTGCACACCGGGAGCATTTGGCACTCTGAGCTTTAtgctcatgtacacacacacacacacacacgcacacgcacacgcacacacacacacacactggtttaTGGAGCACTTGCTAGTGAGGCCCAGCCCTGTGCAAGGTGCCTCATAAATGCAACTTCTGTTACCTCAACATTCAGTCCCTTGAGACAAGGCTGAGGAGGACCAGGGCCTTCCTCGACCCACACACAGGTGCGGGGCTGTTTGCCCCCCACTCAGAGCAGAACGAGAGTACGTCACGCAAAGGCTGGTGGGAAGCAAGGAGTCTGGCCCTCCTCGCGAGGAGAGGGTGGAGAGGATATTGCAAGCCCACAGTCACCCCCCAATCCACGCATCCAACCCTTCTCTCCCCGAAGGTCCTGAAGATCCGCGCTAAGACCCGGCCCTCCTACGTGGAGCTGACATTCTCTCAGCACATCCGCTGCGAGTGCAGGTAGGTCCTCGGGAGCGGCTGGGACAGGCCCTTCGTACTCGCCGGCCTCAGCTAAGTGGCTGCCCAGCCTCCCTGCATCTTCCTCGTGGCTGAAGGAGACCAAGGAAGTCGGGGGCCAGTGGCAGCTTTTTATCCCCCTTTTATCCCTCTCATCGGCCTGGTTGGCCTGGGGAAGGGGTCCCATCCGTGGAGCACAGCTGCCTGAGACACCGTGGGGGCAGCGGAAGCCTGGGTCCCTCCTAGAc from Mustela erminea isolate mMusErm1 chromosome 5, mMusErm1.Pri, whole genome shotgun sequence carries:
- the PGF gene encoding placenta growth factor isoform X2, producing the protein MPAMRLFTCFLQLLAGLALPAVPPQQWALSAGNGSSEVEVVPFQEVWGRSYCRALEKLVDIVSEYPSEVEYIFSPSCVSLMRCTGCCGDENLHCVPIETVNVTMQVLKIRAKTRPSYVELTFSQHIRCECRPLWEKMKPERCGHTVPRR
- the PGF gene encoding placenta growth factor isoform X1, whose product is MPAMRLFTCFLQLLAGLALPAVPPQQWALSAGNGSSEVEVVPFQEVWGRSYCRALEKLVDIVSEYPSEVEYIFSPSCVSLMRCTGCCGDENLHCVPIETVNVTMQVLKIRAKTRPSYVELTFSQHIRCECRPLWEKMKPERRRPKGRGKRKREKQRPTDCHLCGHTVPRR